A window from Mixophyes fleayi isolate aMixFle1 chromosome 12, aMixFle1.hap1, whole genome shotgun sequence encodes these proteins:
- the LOC142108191 gene encoding extracellular calcium-sensing receptor-like, with the protein MVYAIWEINRSPDILPNITLGFKLFDSCYNEVRSLMGTTWILSGKKQTAPNFNCEREGMPAAIVGDMTSKASIPIARILGLYRFPQISYAAAHPILSDKLQFPSFFRTISNDDYEILGIADLVNHFNWTWVGIISSDNELGRSGSQLLIKEVEQNGGCIAFLEILPIFRSMMSVLRIVDVIKNSKATVIIVYSTMENVISLMEEASFHNITDKVWFGGGSWSITSDFPRTDILTTLNGSLGVSPSSGKIPGFKEFLYSIHPSKFPDDIFIKTFWQTAFGCVWPTDIPYNYTFSNTSENKTHWCTGKERIHSIDPNVYDVYKFVYTYKIHNAVFVIAHALHEMHSCKPGHGPFLNGSCADIFSYKHWQLLHYVKKINFINTAGEQIFFDKNGDILLYMDILNWQLYDNGSNQYVQIGRYDARAPKGQELQLEEGKIVWNGHSHPPISVCSNPCPKGFRRSAGQGKKICCFDCVPCSDGEILNSKDGAECIKCPEDQWPNTSKEKCVPKLIQFLAYDEFLGFSLAIISIICCVLTFSVLCLFIIKHKTPIVKANNRELSYLLLVSIMFCFLCSLVFIGRPNLITCMLRQVVFGIIFSICLSAILAKTITVILIFSAKNPDSKIKRLVGLRIPIYIVPSCTLVQIILCLLWLCSSAPFAEYNMVAEIGTIIIECNEGSKVLFACVLGYMGLLASISLLVAFLARNLPDTFNEAKFITFSMLVFASVWITFIPAYLSTKGKHMVAVEIFAIISSSAGLLVCIFFPKCYIILLQPEMNNKKYITGRK; encoded by the exons ATGGTGTATGCTATATGGGAAATCAACAGGTCACCAGATATTCTACCAAATATTACACTTGGTTTTAAATTGTTTGACTCCTGCTATAATGAAGTTAGATCATTGATGGGAACAACATGGATCTTATCAGGGAAAAAACAAACAGCACCAAATTTCAACTGTGAAAGAGAGGGCATGCCAGCTGCTATAGTTGGGGACATGACTTCTAAGGCCTCAATACCAATAGCCAGAATTCTTGGACTGTACAGATTTCCTCAG ATAAGTTATGCTGCAGCACACCCAATTCTCAGTGATAAATTACAATTCCCATCTTTCTTTAGAACCATATCTAATGATGACTATGAGATTTTAGGAATTGCAGATTTGGTGAATCACTTTAACTGGACTTGGGTGGGGATCATAAGCTCTGATAATGAATTGGGAAGATCAGGTTCTCAGTTGCTGATCAAGGAAGTAGAACAGAATGGAGGCTGCATTGCGTTCCTTGAAATTCTACCGATCTTCAGATCCATGATGTCAGTTTTGCGCATAGTAGATGTCATCAAGAACTCAAAAGCCACAGTCATCATTGTGTATTCCACGATGGAGAACGTTATTTCTCTTATGGAGGAGGCCTCATTTCACAATATTACAGATAAAGTGTGGTTTGGCGGTGGCAGCTGGTCCATCACTTCCGACTTCCCCAGAACAGACATTTTAACAACTTTAAATGGCAGTCTAGGTGTCTCACCTTCAAGTGGAAAAATTCCTGGTTTTAAAGAATTTCTTTACAGCATCCATCCATCTAAATTCCCAGATGACATCTTTATTAAAACCTTTTGGCAGACTGCTTTTGGTTGTGTTTGGCCAACAGATATTCCttataattatacattttcaAACACTTCTGAAAACAAAACTCATTGGTGCACAGGGAAGGAGAGAATACACAGTATTGATCCAAATGTATATGATGTCTACAAGTTCgtatacacatacaaaattcACAATGCAGTTTTTGTGATTGCCCATGCTTTACACGAGATGCATTCCTGTAAACCAGGACACGGACCCTTTCTCAATGGATCCTGTGCAGATATTTTTAGCTATAAACATTGGCAG CTCCTTCACtacgttaaaaaaataaatttcatcAATACTGCAGGGGAACAAATATTCTTCGATAAGAATGGAGATATACTCCTTTATATGGATATCCTAAACTGGCAGCTCTATGACAATGGTAGCAATCAGTATGTCCAAATTGGCAGGTATGATGCACGTGCTCCTAAAGGCCAGGAACTACAGTTGGAAGAAGGAAAGATTGTCTGGAATGGACACAGTCAT CCCCCGATCTCAGTCTGCAGTAATCCTTGTCCAAAAGGCTTTAGAAGATCCGCTGGTCAAGGAAAAAAGATTTGTTGTTTTGATTGTGTTCCATGCTCAGATGGAGAGATTCTAAACTCAAAAG ATGGCGCTGAATGCATCAAATGTCCAGAAGATCAGTGGCCAAATACATCAAAAGAGAAATGTGTTCCAAAACTCATCCAGTTTCTGGCTTATGATGAGTTTTTGGGTTTCTCTTTAGCTATCATTTCAATAATTTGCTGTGTTCTCACTTTTTCTgtgctttgtttgtttattattaaacataaaacaccCATAGTTAAGGCCAACAACAGAGAACTTAGTTATCTACTACTGGTCTCCATTATGTTTTGCTTCCTGTGCTCTTTAGTATTCATCGGACGACCCAACCTGATAACCTGCATGCTGCGCCAAGTGGTGTTTGGAATTATCTTCTCCATTTGTCTATCAGCGATACTAGCCAAGACTATCACTGTCATCCTGATATTCAGTGCTAAAAATCCAGATAGTAAAATTAAAAGACTTGTTGGACTGAGAATTCCTATATACATTGTTCCTTCCTGTACACTGGTCCAGATAATCTTATGCTTACTATGGTTATGTAGTTCTGCTCCTTTTGCAGAGTACAATATGGTAGCAGAGATTGGAACTATAATTATTGAATGCAATGAAGGATCTAAAGTATTATTTGCATGTGTTTTGGGCTACATGGGACTCTTGGCTTCTATCAGCCTACTTGTTGCCTTTCTTGCTAGGAACCTACCCGACACCTTCAATGAAGCCAAGTTTATCACTTTCAGCATGCTAGTGTTTGCCAGTGTCTGGATTACATTTATCCCAGCTTATCTAAGCACCAAAGGAAAACACATGGTCGCAGTGGAGATATTTGCCATCATATCTTCCAGTGCTGGGCTCCTTGTGTGCATATTCTTTCCTAAATGTTACATTATTTTACTGCAGCCTGAAATGaacaataagaaatatataacagGAAGAAAATGA